In one Nicotiana tomentosiformis chromosome 6, ASM39032v3, whole genome shotgun sequence genomic region, the following are encoded:
- the LOC104105769 gene encoding dof zinc finger protein DOF2.4-like, with the protein MSFSSFPVYLDHPNLQQLQQLDHHQQGNPGLENSQLPTAAPPAQVGGSPGSIRPGSMVDRARLAKIPLPEAGLKCPRCDSSNTKFCYFNNYNLAQPRHFCKSCRRYWTRGGALRSVPVGGGCRRNKRSKSTNNSSKTAGSNNTAERQIGTTSTSTSASPSSCSKEITGQHFSQSSIHLTPLMAAFQNLNHQYGGFQPPPLVSTQNNGELGHEMGFQIGGNSTNNLQAATTGGSDYHHHQWRLPSLAATNLYPFQGERIEATSSGISHQDSVVRMEENNQGLNSTKQFLGTMENNQYWGGNAWTGFSGLNSSSAGHLL; encoded by the coding sequence AAAATTCCCAGCTTCCAACAGCGGCCCCACCCGCTCAGGTGGGTGGGAGTCCAGGCTCGATCAGGCCTGGTTCCATGGTTGATCGAGCCCGATTAGCAAAGATTCCACTGCCGGAAGCTGGACTAAAATGTCCGAGGTGTGATTCCTCGAATACTAAGTTCTGCTACTTCAATAATTACAACCTTGCACAGCCCAGACACTTCTGTAAGAGTTGTCGTCGTTACTGGACTAGAGGGGGTGCTCTGAGGAGCGTCCCGGTGGGAGGAGGATGCCGAAGAAACAAGAGAAGCAAAAGCACTAACAACAGCTCAAAGACCGCTGGCAGTAACAACACTGCGGAGAGACAAATAGGTACTACTTCCACTTCAACTAGTGCAAGTCCTTCAAGCTGCAGCAAAGAAATTACTGGCCAACACTTTTCACAGTCATCCATACATTTAACTCCTCTCATGGCTGCCTTCCAAAACCTAAATCATCAATATGGAGGATTTCAGCCTCCTCCGTTGGTTTCTACACAAAACAATGGGGAACTTGGTCATGAAATGGGATTCCAAATAGGGGGTAATAGTACTAACAATTTACAAGCAGCCACTACTGGAGGATCtgattatcatcatcatcagtgGAGATTGCCATCTTTGGCAGCCACAAATTTGTACCCTTTTCAAGGTGAAAGAATTGAAGCAACATCGTCTGGGATTTCTCACCAAGATTCAGTAGTGAGAATGGAGGAAAATAATCAAGGGTTAAATTCCACAAAACAGTTTTTGGGAACTATGGAGAATAATCAATATTGGGGTGGAAATGCATGGACAGGGTTCTCTGGTCTCAACTCCTCTTCTGCTGGCCATCTCCTTTGA